The DNA sequence CTACAAAATTATACTATAAAATATTTAAAAACCACTTATTTAATCATTCTTGATCATTTCAGCAGGATGATTTACTAGAGAGGGGTTTTTTTCGGTTTCCCAGCTTGACGCGGATATTGAGCAGGTGTGTTCAATATTTTTTTAACAATAATCAGAGAACGGTTATCCGCGCCTTCCGCCAATGAATATTTTTCGACATGCTCAACTTCACAGTTTAGGATCCGCAAGGCGTTCTTAGCCAAAGTTATTTCATTTTCAGGATCGATTCCCTTCGCTGCAATAAATCTTCCGCCAACTTTCAGCAAAGGAGTTGCATATTCCAGCAGTACCGGCAACTCCGCAACTGCTCTGGCCACCGTAATATCAAATCGCTGCCGGTACGCCTTGCTGCGGCCAATATCTTCAGCTCGTGCATGGCAGGTTTCGACCTTCAAGCCAAGGCTATCGCAGACCTCCTGCAAAAAATGAATTCTTTTGGCTAGTGCATCGACAAGTACGACTTTAATTTGCGGCAAAAGTATTTTAATAGGAATACCTGGAAATCCAGCACCGGTACCAAGATCCGCAATAACAATTTGTCCATTGGGATAATAATGCATTATCCACTTGACAAACACCAGAGAATCCAGATAATGCTTAATCACCATTTCTGCCGGATCGGTAATAGCTGTTAAGTTCATTTGTTCGTTCCTCTGGAGTAACAGTACTGTATATTGTTCAAATTTTTCAAGATGTTCGGCGGAGAGTTCCAGACTCAAGACATCCCGGACCTTATCGTGCAAGACGCTAAGCGGTTCCTTAAGATCCATTTTCAGAAATTGATCATTCATTAGAAATGTTCCTCCGCCTTTGTTCCAGATAAATCAATAAAACCGAAATATCCGCAGGACTCACTCCGCTGATTCTCGATGCCTGTCCGACGTTGATCGGCTGCACGCCGTTAAGCCGCTGTCTGGCTTCATTGGATAGACCTTTGATTTTCAAATAATCCAGATTAACAGGCAGAACTTTTTCTTCAAGTTTGATAAATCGGTTTACTTCTTCCTGTTGTTTCTGAATGTACCCTTCGTATTTAATTTGGATTGAGGCTTCTTCTAATACTTCAGCGTCATACGCCCCCATCTCCGGCATAAAACGTGGCAGCAAATCCGGTATAATTTCCGGCCTCTTCACAAGTTCCTCTGCTTTAATCCCGCTTCGGAGCGGAGTAGAACCCGCCTGGATCAGCAATTCCTGAATATCCGCACTGGCGGGAGAAAAAGTAATCGTCTTCCATTGCTGAAAGATTTTCTCCAGATTGTTCAGCTTCTGCTCAAAAATCTTCCACCTGTCATCTGCAACTAGTCCCAGTTTTCTACCCTTCTCAGTCAAACGCAGATCAGCGTTGTCCTGGCGCAGTAGCAAACGGTATTCCGCCCTTGAGGTCAAAAGCCTGTACGGCTCACAAATCTCTTTATTTACCAGGTCATCAATTAGTACACCGAGATATCCGTCGGAACGCTTCAAAATAAAAGGTTCCCGGCGTAAAGCTTTAAGCGCTGCGTTGATTCCGGCCATTAAGCCCTGCCCGGCCGCTTCCTCATACCCGGATGTTCCGTTAAGCTGCCCCGCTGTAAAGAGTCCCGGGAGATTTCGTACTTCCAGCGTCAGAGAGAGCTGATACGGTTTGACATAATCGTATTCAATCGCATATCCGGGACGCAAAATCTGAACATTTTCCAAACCGGGAATGCTACGAAAAAACATATGCTGGATTTCTTCCGGCAGGCTGGTTGACAGCCCGGCAACATATAATTCCTCACTATCTTTGCCTTCTGGTTCAAGAAAAAGCTGATGGGCCTGCCGCTGCGCAAAACGCACAACCTTATCTTCAATAGAAGGACAATACCTCGGGCCAACGCCTTCCACCACGCCGGTATACAGCGGTGCGCGGTGCAGGTTATCGCGGATAATGCCATGCGTTGTTTCCGTCGTGTAGCCCAGCCAGCAAGGAAGCTGATTTTCCGGGTTATTTCCCCAAAACATGCTTTTAGTCGGCATAAACGAAAAATTTTTTGGCTCGCTGTCACCCGGCTGAATTACGAACTTAGAGAAATCTACTGAGCTCTTCAGAATCCGAGGAGGCGTTCCGGTTTTAAACCGGCCAAGTTCTATGCCGCGTAGTTTCAGATCCTCAGACAGGGACCCCGAGGTGATCTCTCCGGCCGGTCCGCCTTCATAAAGCGCTTCCCCAATTATTATCCTGCTTCTGAGGTATGTTCCGCCCGTCAGAACAATACTGCCTGCCTCAAAGACTGCGCCTGTACGCGTGACAACACCTTTAAGTTTATCCCCATCAAAATGGAGCCGCTCGACCAAAGCCTGTATCAAGGTAAGCTTGGCCTGATTGTATAGGTTGCTTAACATCCGATGGTGATAAGCTTTTTTATCTGATTGAACTCTTAGTGCATGGACAGCCGGCCCTTTGCCCGTATTCAGCAGCCTGGCCTGAAGTGCTGTCTCATCGGCAACAATTCCCATCTGACCACCTAGCGCATCAATCTCCCGCACCAGATGGCCTTTCGCCGGACCGCCTACGGACGGATTGCACGGCATATGCGCAACTTTATCTAAATTAATCGTAAGCAGCAGTGTATCGCATCCCATACGGGCAGAGGCGAGAGCAGCCTCACATCCGGCATGTCCCGCCCCGACAACAATCACATCATATTTTCCAGCAAAATAATCCACAATTAACCTACTTTCCAATACAGAATCGGGAAAAAATATTATTAAGCAACTCTTCCTGAACCTGATGCCCCGTAATCAAAGAGATTTCTTCGAGGGCTGAACGGACATCGATCGATACCAGATCAAATGGGACATTCGCATAGACAGCTTCAAGGGCTTTTTCCAGAGAGTGAATGCATTTTTCCAGAGCTTGGATTTGACGGATATTCGATAATAACGGATCAATTGTGACGGATATCTCTCCTTCAAAAACCCTGCTTAGGATTTCCTTTTCTAGTTCAGCAAAGCCAATCCTGTTTTTTACAGAAAACGCCAGCGCAAAAACTTCAGGAGAAAGAAAGGTATCCTTAAATTCATAAGTAGACAAAAGATCAATTTTATTAATCAAAACAATAGTTTTATTGGCGTATTCCTCAAGAATTGTTTTTTCTTCGTTCGTGAGCCTCCCAGAACGAATCTCGGGGGCATCGAGCAAGAGCAGAATGACATCTGCCATACTAAGCGCTTTCCAGGCTCTCTCAATGCCAATCATTTCGACCGGATCATCACTTTCTCGGATTCCGGCAGTATCGGTAAGGTGAAGCAGTACTTCACCAATCTTGATATATTCATGGATCTCATCCCGGGTTGTTCCTGGAATATCCGTGACAATCGCTCTTTCTTCGTGCAAAAGTGCATTCAGCAGACTGGATTTTCCAACATTCGGCCTACCAGCAATTACCGTGGAAAGACCTTCCCTGATAATTTTACCGGTCTTACTTCCTTTGAAAATTTCTAAAGAATTTTCTTTAGCATTTAATATTTTTTCAGACAGTTCTTTCAGTGCCAAATCATCAATTTCATCTTCCGGAAAATCAATGGTTGCTTCAATATAGGACAGGATATCCAAAATATCCTGTCTGACTTCATTAATTCTGGAGGACAATCTCCCTCCGAGCTGAAGCAAAGCCAAGTCCGCAGATAGCTCTGTCCTAGAGGAAATCAAGTCAATTAACGCTTCGGCCTGAACAAGATCCATTTTCCCATTCAAAAAAGCCCTTTTGCTGAATTCACCGGGTTCTGCCAAGCGCGCTCCCTGCCGAAGACAGGCTTCAATGATCCTTCTTGCGGGTATCAATCCGCCATGACAATTTATTTCATAAACATCCTGACCCGTAAAAGAATGAGGCCCTTTCATCCTGCTGATCAGGACTTGATCAAGCTGCATCGCACCATCATAAAAGTCCCCCAAATGAAGCGTAAATGTTGTGTCGGACAACCATTTGTCTTGATGGACGGGACAAAAACAAACATTCAATATTTTTTGGGCTTGCTTTCCGCTTAAACGGATAACATGAATGGCCCCTTCTCCGGCCGGTGTAGCCAAGCCGACAATCGTATCATCCATTTTTCTCAACTCCAGAAATAGTAAAACTTAGCGTTCTATCTGAAAATAATAAACCTTTCTGACAGAAAAGTAAAAGGGGTTGCCCCCTTCTACATAATTATGCCTTTTCTATATGATTCCGTTTTAAAGCAACGACAACTCTTCGGTGAGGCTCTTCCCCTTCACTAAAAGTCGTTACTTTCAATTCATTTTGCAGGGCCGTATGAATAATCCGCCGTTCTTGAGGACTCATCGGTTCTAAAACAATTCTATTGCCGCTTTTCTTAACCTTTTCAGCCAGTCTTTTAGCAAGAACAATCAGCGTTTCTTCCCGGCGCTTCCGATAACCTTCAACATCAATCACGATTCTCGTCTTATTAGACAATTTTTTTGCGACGGCTAAATTTGTCAGAAACTGTATGGATTCCAAAGTATCCCCTCTGCGGCCAATCAGTATGCCAAGGTCTAAACCGGTAATATTTATTTTGACCTGTTCATCACGATTAAATACTTCGAAGTCGGCATTGACGGACATTGCCTTGGTCAACCCTTTGAGAAATTCACAGGCCAGTGCTCCCGGATCATCCTCAAAATTGATTCTGACTCTAGCCATTTTACTGCCAAAAAGTCCAAGGATTCCTTTTTTTCCCGGTTCTTCCAGCACTTGAACAGTAACCTGATCTCTGCTGACGCCAAGTTCGGCTAATCCCAATTCAATAGCCTCTTCAACCGTTTTTGCAGTTTTATCTGCTACCTTCATTCGTGTACCTCCTCAGTCAACAGAGGCTTCTTTTTTCTCTGCCGACAACTTCTTATTGATATAGACAGTTTGCAGGATCGACACAATGTTCATCGTTATAAGATAGAAACCTAAGCCAGAAGGAAGCGTA is a window from the Dehalobacter sp. DCA genome containing:
- the rsmG gene encoding 16S rRNA (guanine(527)-N(7))-methyltransferase RsmG, whose translation is MDLKEPLSVLHDKVRDVLSLELSAEHLEKFEQYTVLLLQRNEQMNLTAITDPAEMVIKHYLDSLVFVKWIMHYYPNGQIVIADLGTGAGFPGIPIKILLPQIKVVLVDALAKRIHFLQEVCDSLGLKVETCHARAEDIGRSKAYRQRFDITVARAVAELPVLLEYATPLLKVGGRFIAAKGIDPENEITLAKNALRILNCEVEHVEKYSLAEGADNRSLIIVKKILNTPAQYPRQAGKPKKTPL
- the mnmE gene encoding tRNA uridine-5-carboxymethylaminomethyl(34) synthesis GTPase MnmE; the protein is MDDTIVGLATPAGEGAIHVIRLSGKQAQKILNVCFCPVHQDKWLSDTTFTLHLGDFYDGAMQLDQVLISRMKGPHSFTGQDVYEINCHGGLIPARRIIEACLRQGARLAEPGEFSKRAFLNGKMDLVQAEALIDLISSRTELSADLALLQLGGRLSSRINEVRQDILDILSYIEATIDFPEDEIDDLALKELSEKILNAKENSLEIFKGSKTGKIIREGLSTVIAGRPNVGKSSLLNALLHEERAIVTDIPGTTRDEIHEYIKIGEVLLHLTDTAGIRESDDPVEMIGIERAWKALSMADVILLLLDAPEIRSGRLTNEEKTILEEYANKTIVLINKIDLLSTYEFKDTFLSPEVFALAFSVKNRIGFAELEKEILSRVFEGEISVTIDPLLSNIRQIQALEKCIHSLEKALEAVYANVPFDLVSIDVRSALEEISLITGHQVQEELLNNIFSRFCIGK
- the mnmG gene encoding tRNA uridine-5-carboxymethylaminomethyl(34) synthesis enzyme MnmG, with the protein product MDYFAGKYDVIVVGAGHAGCEAALASARMGCDTLLLTINLDKVAHMPCNPSVGGPAKGHLVREIDALGGQMGIVADETALQARLLNTGKGPAVHALRVQSDKKAYHHRMLSNLYNQAKLTLIQALVERLHFDGDKLKGVVTRTGAVFEAGSIVLTGGTYLRSRIIIGEALYEGGPAGEITSGSLSEDLKLRGIELGRFKTGTPPRILKSSVDFSKFVIQPGDSEPKNFSFMPTKSMFWGNNPENQLPCWLGYTTETTHGIIRDNLHRAPLYTGVVEGVGPRYCPSIEDKVVRFAQRQAHQLFLEPEGKDSEELYVAGLSTSLPEEIQHMFFRSIPGLENVQILRPGYAIEYDYVKPYQLSLTLEVRNLPGLFTAGQLNGTSGYEEAAGQGLMAGINAALKALRREPFILKRSDGYLGVLIDDLVNKEICEPYRLLTSRAEYRLLLRQDNADLRLTEKGRKLGLVADDRWKIFEQKLNNLEKIFQQWKTITFSPASADIQELLIQAGSTPLRSGIKAEELVKRPEIIPDLLPRFMPEMGAYDAEVLEEASIQIKYEGYIQKQQEEVNRFIKLEEKVLPVNLDYLKIKGLSNEARQRLNGVQPINVGQASRISGVSPADISVLLIYLEQRRRNISNE
- the jag gene encoding RNA-binding cell elongation regulator Jag/EloR, with product MKVADKTAKTVEEAIELGLAELGVSRDQVTVQVLEEPGKKGILGLFGSKMARVRINFEDDPGALACEFLKGLTKAMSVNADFEVFNRDEQVKINITGLDLGILIGRRGDTLESIQFLTNLAVAKKLSNKTRIVIDVEGYRKRREETLIVLAKRLAEKVKKSGNRIVLEPMSPQERRIIHTALQNELKVTTFSEGEEPHRRVVVALKRNHIEKA